A region from the Vicia villosa cultivar HV-30 ecotype Madison, WI linkage group LG3, Vvil1.0, whole genome shotgun sequence genome encodes:
- the LOC131655909 gene encoding zinc finger protein CONSTANS-LIKE 9-like, whose product MGYICDFCGDQRSMVYCRSDAACLCLSCDRNVHSANTLARRHSRTLLCERCSSQPALVRCSEEKISLCQNCDWLGHGNSTSSNHKRQTINCYSGCPSSAELSSIWSFVLDIPSLSETTCEQELGFMSINENRSAWVDPKNQNASDSDKITDQPDLEKSFVGTSSMPESSKEPQMMDRPDGSTNERAPKLYCPATKYPEISEDDDDLYGDFDMDEMDINMENYDELFGMALTHSEELFENGGFNSLFRGKAMSAGDSNCQDAIAAEGSSIGHVNAAQPACSNAASADSILSTKTEPNFCVTTKPSQSSLSFSGINEDGCAGDYQDCGASSMFLMGEPPWLNTCPENELQLQSANRCSAVMRYKEKKKTRKFDKRVRYASRKERADVRRRVKGRFVKAGEAYDYDPLSQTRSY is encoded by the exons ATGGGATACATATGTGATTTTTGTGGAGACCAGAGGTCGATGGTGTACTGCCGATCTGATGCAGCGTGTTTATGTTTGTCGTGCGATCGAAATGTTCATTCAGCGAATACGCTTGCTCGAAGACATTCGAGGACACTTTTATGTGAGAGATGCAGTTCACAGCCTGCTTTGGTTAGGTGTTCGGAAGAGAAGATTTCACTTTGTCAGAATTGTGATTGGTTAGGCCATGGTAACTCTACGTCTTCCAATCATAAGAGACAAACAATCAATTGTTACTCAGGCTGTCCTTCGTCGGCGGAACTGTCTTCGATATGGTCTTTTGTGTTGGATATTCCTTCTCTAAGTGAAACTACTTGTGAGCAAGAACTTGGTTTCATGAGTATTAATGAGAATAGAAGTGCTTGGGTGGATCCAAAAAACCAGAATGCGTCTGATTCGGATAAAATTACTGATCAGCCTGATTTGGAAAAGTCTTTCGTCGGTACGTCTTCAATGCCCGAATCAAGCAAAGAACCACAGATGATGGACCGCCCTGATGGATCTACCAATGAACGCGCGCCAAAG TTATACTGTCCTGCTACAAAATACCCTGAAAttagtgaagatgatgatgatttgtACGGCGATTTCGATATGGATGAAATGGATATAAATATGGAGAACTATGATGAACTTTTTGGTATGGCCCTCACTCATTCTGAAGAACTTTTTGAAAATGGTGGATTTAACAGCTTATTCAGAGGAAAGGCCATGTCTGCTGGAGATTCCAATTGTCAAGATGCTATAGCGGCCGAG GGTTCATCGATTGGACATGTAAATGCAGCGCAACCAGCATGCAGCAATGCAGCATCTGCAGATTCCATATTGAGTACTAAAACTGAGCCGAATTTTTGTGTTACGACAAAGCCGTCCCAATCAAGTCTTTCTTTTTCTGGTATTAATGAAGACGGTTGTGCTGGAGATTATCAAGATTGTGGAGCTTCTTCCATGTTTCTCATGGGAGAACCTCCTTGGTTAAACACGTGTCCGGAGAATGAGCTGCAGCTACAATCTGCCAACCGCTGTAGTGCTGTTATGCGatacaaggaaaagaaaaagacaCGCAA GTTTGACAAAAGAGTGAGGTATGCATCTCGCAAGGAAAGGGCTGATGTCCGAAGACGCGTGAAGGGCCGGTTTGTCAAAGCCGGCGAGGCCTATGATTATGATCCTTTAAGCCAAACCAGAAGCTACTGA
- the LOC131658179 gene encoding uncharacterized protein LOC131658179 has protein sequence MLQLCGPDPGGFLVDFTPFFTTDTICFTYNILAWAQFIDKQHNIIVVTIRSDTANEMRGRKDKLIMYCERGGKHKNKNVIEGNYTMKVKCSFKLRYVPSESNQKVTIKCGFHNHILAKDLDEHDVLGHLKDYERKFVTDMKKYNMAPGYIVVA, from the exons ATGCTTCAATTGTGCGGTCCTGATCCTGGTGGTTTTCTTGTGGATTTTACTCCGTTTTTCACCACTGACACAATATGTTTTACATAcaa CATTTTGGCATGGGCGCAGTTCATTGATAAACAACATAATATTATTGTTGTGACTATTCGTTCTGATACTGCAaatgagatgagaggaagaaaagaTAAATTGATTATGTATTGTGAGAGAGGAGGAAAGCACAAGAACAAGAATGTGATTGAAGGTAACTATACTATGAAAGTGAAATGCTCATTTAAATTGAGATATGTGCCAAGTGAAAGCAATCAGAAGGTTACAATTAAGTGTGGATTTCATAATCATATACTAGCTAAGGACTTAGATGAACATGACGTTTTAGGTCATTTAAAAGATTATGAAAGAAAGTTTGTGACTGATATGAAGAAATACAATATGGCTCCCGGATACATAGTTGTTGCTTAG